The genomic region TGGTCGTTACGGGACGTTGATCAGCTGTAAGTAATTAATACTTTCTTAAGTTGTATTTGAACGAGGCAGCGATTCCACTGAAGGTATAAAGTTACTGAGAAATGTTGCAATCGTTTGTTCATTTTTGCTGCATAAGTgtctctctgactcccccgtgtctctctgactcccccgtgtctccctgactcccccgtgtctccctgactcccccgtgtctctgactcccccgtgtctctgactcccccgtgtctctctgactcccccgtgtctctctgactcccccgtgtctctctgactcccccgtgtctctgactcccccgtgtctctgactcccccgtgtctccctgactcccccgtgtctctctgactcccccgtgtctctgactcccccgtgtctctctgactcccccgtgtctctgactcccccgtgtctctgactcccccgtgtctctgactcccccgtgtctccctgactcccccgtgtctctgactctcccgtgtctctctgactcccccgtgtctctgactcccccgtgtctctctgactcccccgtgtctctctgactcccccgtgtctctctgactcccccgtgtctctgactcccccgtgtctccctgactcccccgtgtctctctgactcccccgtgtctctctgactcccccgtgtctctctgactcccccgtgtctccctgactcccccgtgtctctgactcccccgtgtctccctgactcccccgtgtctccctgactcccccgtgtctccctgactcccccgtgtctctctgactcccccgtgtctctgactcccccgtgtctctctgactcccccgtgtctctctgactcccccgtgtctctctgactcccccgtgtctctgactcccccgtgtctctgactcccccgtgtctccctgactcccccgtgtctccctgactcccccgtgtctctctgactcccccgtgtctccctgactccccgtgtctctgactcccccgtgtctccctgactcccccgtgtctctgactcccccgtgcctctgactcccccgtgtctctgactcccccgtgtctccctgactcccccgtgtctctgactcccccgtgtctccctgTCACAGATCGGCATCCTGTTTGATAATGGAGGAACCGTGTTCTTCAGCGTCTTCATGTCTCTTTGGGCCGTCACGTTCCTGGAGTACTGGAAGAGAACCTGCTCCGCTCTGTCTCACCGCTGGGACTGCTCTGAGTTTCAGGACACTGAGGTCCCGTCTCTGTCTTTTTGGATCCGGTACTTTCTAATCACTGTCTTCagagtgctgatcctgaaagtgtcTTCAGGCCTACTTCGTCCTCTGATCAGCCACCTGAAACCACCTGTCTGATATTGAGTACCTCCCCCTTTGCTGCCGGATCGGAGGTGGGCTGTGGGgtccggtaccggtaccggatCGTTAGCAGCAGCTTCTTAAAGGGCCCGTATTGTGTAGAACCCGCCGTCCCCGTGTTTCTACCCtgttctggtgattttgggtccttatcaaccgtccgtctgtccttcgtagtttgtaggtctggaatcacctcctgaaacacgccTGGAAGAAGTCCCTCCCCTTCTTGCATCAGCAggggcaaacgtgcacaagatgtgcgtgcacgtgcgtgcgtccccgtgtctgctttCTGCCCGTCAACGCTCTTTGGCATTTCcttgcataaagtttatttttgttgtaatgatccggcgaaaattggcaaaaatgttttcctgtgtgcTACAAACGTCCCtcatggttaccatggtagcatgCGCACGTGctcgtgctcgctatgaacgtacttttgcttccgagTTTAgagcagagctgtttgagacagaaatgagggacgctgtcctgcagcatctgtttgagacagaaatgagggacgctgtcctgcagcatctgtttgagacggaaatgagggacgctgtcctgcagcatctgtttgagacagaaatgagggacgctgtcctgcagcatctgtttgagacagaaatgagggacgctgtcctgcagcatctgtttgagacagaaatgagggacgctgtcctgcagcatctgtttgagacagaaatgagggacgctgtcctgcagcatcagtttgagacaggaatgagggacgctgtcctgcagcatctgtttgagacagaaaagagggacgctgtcctgcagcatctgtttgagacagaaatgagggatgctgtcctgcagcatctgtttgagacagaaatgagggacgctgtcctgcagcatctgtttgagacagaaaagagggatgctgtcctgcagcatctgtctgagacagaaatgagggacgctgtcctgcagcatctgtttgagacagaaatgagggacgctgtcctgcagcatctgtttgagacagacatgagggacgctgtcctgcagcatctgtttgagacagaaatgagggacgctgtcctgcagcatctgtttgagacagaaatgagggacgctgtcctgcagcatctgtttggtgtttgaccaaagactggctcagatatttcatatcgagtcagaactgcgttaacttgtggaggaCGGGTAGACCATGTCTCCTTTGAGTCCTTCATGTTTTTACGTTGGGTCTTCGTGGATCAGACTTGTTTCTCACAGCATGCTCTACAGGTCCTGGCCTGGACCAGGATCTGGGGACTATGGAGATTGACTACTTGTTGGGTCCTCCAGCCATCCCGCCCTACTGCTCCGTGGTCCTGGTCCATCAACACCTTCCTATCAGAAGCAGCATTGACCTCTTAGTGGTAGTTCTTCCCTAGGATCAAAGGATCAAAGGGCACCGGTAGTCTTTTCTCCCGACCCGCATTGAAGACCTGCAGATTTGGAAATGCAGTCTTTCTTTGACAAACTGTTCTTGAATAGCAGAAGAATTACATTTGGGCTTTTTTTGCTCTGAAGTCCGTACCTGTGCTCGCCACAGGAGCGACCGCGCCCTGAGTTTGCCACCATGGCGCCAATGACCACGCGGAACCCGGTGACCGGAGTAGAGGAACCTTACTTTCCTGAAGGGCAACGCTGCAGCAGAAGCCTGACTGGCTGTTTGATCATCGTCGTCATGGTGAGTCTCCGCCCATCCCGAGCCAAAGGTAAATCGGCTTGGACAACGGCGCCCCCCGCTGTCTTGTCCTGACCATTTGATGCTTTATGGATATGACTTCACTTTGATCGCTGACAACTTAAAGACTTTCACAGAAGTACTTTGTTGAAGTGCTTGAGCTCGGTACAATTAAATAAGAATTTTCATGTTGCATGTTCAAATGTTCATTTGGAGGAAATTAAGACTTGAGCAATAAAATCTAAACTTCTACACAACTGGAAGTGAGGACAGATGGAAGAACCGTCCTGTTCTAAAGCCTTTGTGGAAGCGTCCTGTCACTGGTCCGGTATTAGAGGAAGgtataaatctgtttttatcGTCCAAGTCATGATTCTTTGTTGTTAGAATCCAACTCGAGTGACGATTCAGTCGTTGCATTTTCTCCTATCGCAGGAGTCCTGGAGTGCAACACCTGCAATAGGTGGAAAATCCACCAAGTAATGACACAAATGTACTTTATTTACTGTGTATTTATACCTATCTGAACCCTCCTTGCACTGTTATCGACCCACCCTCTCCTGTGTTAcgctttcacacaaacacttttgTGTTCTATTATAGTAACAGTGGTGTATATTTCAAAACTTTAACAAAACCTTCACAAAAAAGCAGCCAAAATGTTACGTTCCACGCTGGAGCTGGTAGGAAACGCCAAAACGTGGAGACGGAGGCCAAGGACGGTCCAAAGTCTTTCATAATTCCAAACACTCCGACGTGTTCAGGAAGTTGTCCTGAGTGGAACTTCCTGTGTGCAGGTCGTCGTGGTGCTGATGTTCCTCATTGCCATCATTGTGTATCGCACCATCCTCAAAATCATCATCTACAAGTCTGAAAACAGCTTCGTCAGTTTCTCTGTGAGTAAAACTGGGGGTTCACGGACGCCGCCCTGAGGGACTCCACTGTTTGATTTTGAAGTGTTTTGCGTTTGTTTGTTCAGGCTGGGAGAATAGCGAGTCTTTCAGGATCTGTGCTGAACCTGTTGGTCATCCTCATGCTGTCCAGGGTTTACACCTCCCTGGCAGAAACCCTCACCCGCTGGGgtgaggcgcccccccccccgactcaccCGTTCAGCAGCTTCGTCATTTTCAACAACGctagaaaaataataaagaaaacagaatgaaatgaaCATTCGAACAGGAGAGAAGTGAAACTGATTTACTTTACCTTTAGTAAATGGCATAATGAACTTCCTACTACCTCCTACGTACTTGCAGTACATagatacacacatgcatacattcacatacacacactatatGCACTAACACCTGTACAGTCCCACATATAAGTACAATAAAAAGGTTAATGATGCATTCAATGTGATCTATAAACAGGACATAATGacgtaaataaaacatttaatttgatttagaaAGTTTTTTGTAAGGATTTTTTCTGCTCTGTCAGAAATGCATCGGACTCAGTCGAAGTACGAAGACATGTTCATCCTCAAAGTTTTCATCTTCCAGTTTATCAACTTCTACTCATCTCCAATTTACATCGCCTTCTTCAAAGGCAGGTGAGGCTTgttccagccaatcagcacgaGCCTTGAGGGCCATGTTGTTCCGTCTGATCAgactgcctgtttgtttgtgtttgtttagatTTATTGGTTTCCCTGGAAACTACAACACTCTGTTTGGAGTTCAGAAAGAAGATGTGAGTCCCCTTGATGATCAGCGTTAGGCTGCCTGGAAATACCACGACGAGGGTCTATGTAAgatcaaaggaaaggaaagtgaagaatcgtgtgcaggcaggctggaaggGGCGGAGCAGAGtttcaggtgtgctctgtgataggacgaagggacaggtctagtGACGGTGGTCTCCAGCCAGCGGGCCGTGGACCGGTACCCGGTACCAGGACAAAGGTTGGGGACCAGAagaagggcagggtgaagtggagatggttgggttgctgtggcgacggcTCGCGGGACAAGCCGAGGGGGGGAGGAGTTGAGTTTGTCTCTTCACTCCAGCGCTCGGTTTTACCGACTCGTCTTAGATTCATGTACGATTTTCACATCCTTTTTAGAAGACGATTAATTATTTAATACTCGAACAtcacccagagagcacagacctcccccaagcagctcgtcccccccccaactggatctacacggtgatctggatcagcaccagaaggttctagatggttctggtatctttaaacaccaacatgaacattttaactgattcttaatccataaatggtttaatgataaatgtaatatttgttcctgacctcattctggatcagaaccagaagacgtttcgtgctggttcagatcggacccctttatgagtAAATGGGAAACTCCAGATGTTTCAGTATCCAGACGgggatccggatcgctctcagaatttagtGGATCCAAGTCAGACCAGGACCATCTCCAGGTTTTattgatccagatccatccagcagtttttctgtagtcctgctgacagacagacggacggaacGTCCTTGTGGATAATAATGAAACGCGCTGAGGTCGGACTATTCCGCTCACACCGATGTAAAAAAGGAATCTGTCAGATCCTCGTTCCTCGTTCGGACCTCATCAGAGCCGTCTGTGTttcagtgtgggggggggggctgtctcgTTGAGCTGGCTCAGGAGCTGCTGGTCATCATGGTGGGAAAGCAGCTGATCAACAACGTCCAGGAGTTCATCGTTCCGTAAGTACACGGTACTGCAGGTCCAAAAACACGGTTCTGACCAGGGTCCAAACGGGGTCCAAACAAGATCACGTGTCAGCAAACAAGGTGGGATCTCACGAAACCTTATTCCACTGACCAATAGGAAGGAGCTAGCTGCTACAACATGGCCGTGCCTCGTGATGGCGTGACCGGGCTGAACGGTAGCTTGTTCTCCGGACGAGGCGGAGCCTCGTGTGAATCAGGGAACTCGTTCTGGTCATTGTAGGAAAACGATGCAGAAAGAAGAAATGGATTTGAGGATTTCTTGTGTGGCGCTGTTAGCGTGATGCTAATGAGCCTCGGCAGGGAACACGAGTCGTGAAAACGAGATAGAACTTCGCACAATGGAAATATTCCCTCGAGAAATGTTGGTTTTTGGCTCTTTTACCGCTGAAACTGATGACTCGTCATTTCATAGGAAGCTGAAGGCAtggtggaagaagaggaagacaagtCCTCGGCTGAAGAAGAGAACggaagagaaaggagaggaggctCGGATAGGAATGGATGGGGAGGAGAAGGATGAAGACGTGGAGGAGGTCTCTCCCTGGGAGGCAGACTACCAGCTGCTGGTCTGTGAGGGACTCCTCAATGAGTACTTGGAGATGGGTAAGTCCTGACCGGTGGGATGGAGACACCTGAAGCTGCCAGAGAGGTGGGCGTTTCACCTTTCACGACTTCTGTTCTTCAGTGATTCAGTTTGGCTTCATCACCATCTTCGTGGCGGCGTTTCCTCTCGCTCCTTTCTTCGCTCTGGTTAATAACTGGGTTGAGATTCGCTTGGACTCCCAGAAGTTTGTGATGGAATACCGCCGGCCCGTGGTTGAGAGAGCTCAGGACATCGGTATCTGGTTCCCCATCATGCAGTTCATCTCACATATAGCCGTCCTCAGCAATGTAAGACGCGTTTGTGTTCTTTAACGCCTCTTAGTTCGGACGCTTAGTGGAGTCTTGAATTTGAACTTCTCCCAACATCTTTTAGGCTTTTATCATCGCGTTCACCTCGTCCTTCCTCCCGCGTCTGTACTATCGCTACACCAGAGACGACACGCTGAGCGGCTACATCAACTTCACCCTATCAGTATCACCGAGAAGCTTCAACCAAGAGTCCGTCTGCAGGTAGCAGCGGCCACTTCCATCCGTCCTTCACCCGAACCCGTGGAACGAGGGCGGCTCCTGGTCCAGCACAAGTCTGAATAATCCTAGCTTGGGCCGATTCCCTACAAAAACCCAGAAATAATTGGAATGAATGACGTACACTACTGACAAAAGTATTTGCTCAGCTCTCCAAATTATTGAATTCAGATGTTCCAATCACTTCCATGGTCACGGGTAGGTCCACCGGTGGACCAACACCCGTGGACCTACCCCCCAGGCGGGTGTGTaggtccacgggtgtgtgggtccacgggtgtgtgggtccacgggtgtgtgggtccacgggtgtgtgggtccacgggtgtgtagGTCCACAggtgtgtgggtccacgggtgtgtaggtccacgggtgtgtgggtccacgggtgtgtaggtccacgggtgtgtgggtccacgggtgtgtgggtccacgggtgtgtgggtccacgggtgtgtgggtccacgggtgtgtaggtccacgggtgtgtgggtccacgggtgtgtaggtccacgggtgtgtgggtccacgggtgtgggtccacgggtgtgtgggtccacgggtgtgggtccacgggtgtgtaggtccacgggtgtgtgggtccacgggtgtgtaggtccacgggtgtgtgggtccacgggtgtgggtccacgggtgtgtgggtccacgggtgtgggtccacgggtgtgtgggtccacgggtgtaGTTCCTCAGGTGTGGGTTCACGggtgtgtgggtccacgggtgtgtaggtccacgggtgtgtaggtccacgggtgtgtaggtccacgggtgtgggtccacgggtgtgtgggtccacgggtgtgggtccacgggtgtgtaggtccacgggtgtgtgggtccacgggtgtgggtccacgggtgtgtaggtccacgggtgtgtgggtccacgggtgtgggTCCACGAGggtgtgggtccacgggtgtgtaggtccacgggtgtgtgggtccacgggtgtgtgggtccacgggtgtgggtccacgggtgtgtgggtccacgggtgtgggtccacgggtgtgtaggtccacgggtgtgtgggtccacgggtgtgggtccacgggtgtgtgggtccacgggtgtgggtccacgggtgtgtaggtccacgggtgtgtgggtccacgggtgtgtgggtccacgggtgtgtgggtccacgggtgtgggtccacgggtgtgtagGTCCACGGGTGTGCGGGTCCACGGGTGTACAGGTCCACGGGTGTGTaggtccacgggtgtgtgggtccacgggtgtgggtccacgggtgtgtgggtccacgggtgtgtaggtccacgggtgtgtgggtccacgggtgtgggTTCACGGGTTTATCAGAGTAAGAGCACGTACATCCTGAAGACGGGTCCGTGGTTCTGAACGACCTGCGTTGCTTCTCTTCTTGTCCTCTGCAGGTATCGGGCTCTCAGGAATGAGGTCGGTGACTACCTTCCTGATTTCTATCACCTTCTCGCCGTGAGACTCActtttgtgattgtgtttgagGTCAGTGTTTCTCACACTTGAaggaggtgatgatgaatatatttattaggtagaatgttagagtagtacaagtagtcaacaatagaatgtattacagtacaagtacagtcaacaatataatgtattacagtacaagtacagtcaacaatataatgtattacagtacaagtacagtcaacaatagcatgtattacagtacaagtacagtcaacaatataatgtattacagtacaagtacagtcaaacaggagcgtgtatgttttgagggcaggagtcaaaccgttccacccttagggggcagtattgtaaaaggAGGAAGTCTTCCACAGAACAGGAACCCTCTGAAGGCTGAGACTCAAGGAGAAGAGCCGATGCagaactgatgatgatgatgaatatatttattagatagaatgttagagtacaagtacagtcacacagtagcatgtattacagtacaaataacgtcaaacatcctgtctaagaggagcatttcaaaaaagcccttgcgggcttgtttccgttgaaagtccaaCTCCACACAGCTGGGGGGCGCAGGCTTTGAGCACCCCCGGGCTGACCCCGTCCGGGCCTGCTGCTATGAATAGCCTCTCTACGTTGCTAACGTGCTAAACGCATGTTCCAGCTGCAGGTGTCTGGTTCTGAGTGCATAGAGGCCCGTCTCCAGCGGCATCACTGCAGGGTTCTAATGGTACCATGTGCTTGTAGTGATGAGTAGAAGCCCTGTGCTACCATGCTAGCGCCGCTGGACACAGGTTAGCTGCTGAGAGGAGCGGAgggactgaccttcctttgtctgaCCCCCAAAACCTAAAAATagatgtacataaataaataaacagttcatatgaatataaaacaagattcaaaaatgtggaaataaatacaaaaatgaatatataaatataatgaaatatcaatcaataaataaaagctctctgcTCTATATatgctgcagacaaaaaatgttattcaaatgagggggcggtCTTAAGTGTGTCTTGGGTTGAACTGTTCTATTGGTCGATCGGCATGTGGGTGCAGAAATTGACGAGGAAGTCGCCACACGACTGCTGTTTCAGGCTGCCGTAACTTGATAAATGTCCTTCCTGCCTTTCTTCCTCAGCATGTGGTCTTCTTCATCAGCCGTTTTATCGACCTGTTAGTCCCTGACATACCAGAGGAAGtagcgatgaagatgaagagggagcATTATATGGCTAAGAAGGCGCTGGCAGAGAaccaggtctgtgtgtgtgtcgtgtttatgggatcctcctgaatgtgtgtgtcgtgtttataggatcctcctgaatgtgtgtgtcgtgtttatgggatcctcctgaatgtgtgtgtcgtgtttataggatcctcctgaatgtgtgtgtcgtgtttatgggatcctcctgaatgtgtgtgtcgtgtttatgggatcctcctgaatgtgtgtgtcgtgtttatgggatcctcctgaatgtgtgtgtcgtgtttatggGATCCTCCTGaacgtgtgtgtcgtgtttatggGATCctactgaatgtgtgtgtcgtgtttatgggatcctcctgaatgtgtgtgtcgtgtttatgggatcctcctgaatgtgtgtgtgtcgtgtttatgggatcctcctgaatgtgtgtgtcgtgtttatgggatcctcctgaatgtgtgtgtcgtgtttataGGATCctactgaatgtgtgtgtcgtgtttatggGATCctactgaatgtgtgtgtcgtgtttatgggatcctcctgaatgtgtgtgtcgtgtttatgggatcctcctgaatgtgtgtgtgtcgtgtttatgggatcctcctgaatgtgtgtgtcgtgtttatgggatcctcctgaatgtgtgtgtgtcgtgtttataggatcctcctgaatgtgtgtgtcgtgtttataggatcctcctgaatgtgtgtgtcgtgtttatgggatcctcctgaatgtgtgtgtcgtgtttatgggatcctcctgaatgtgtgtctgcacgGTTCCGTCTTCAACACtcatgatgacattttggttTGCCCCCATGCTGTGCTTTGTGATTCCAGTCTCTTGGCACGCCCATATTTCCTGATGAAAGGTTTGTCCGGTCCAGAGACCTGAGGCAGCACGGATTCATGCCCTCACCGTTGCTACGCAAGGACTTCCCTCCACACAACCTGGATGGCATCCAAGAGGACCTGGAGACAGCCGGAGATGGCCGACACTTGAACTCTGTGCTGGAGGTCCTCCCGAGAAGTCCCAGCCCACCAAGCGACTTCCTTTGATCACCCACTCTGAGAGACTAGCGAGACCCCTAGGAGACCTCCTCAAGGCTTACACGTATCTGAATAAGATCAAAGGTCCACACTCGCAAGAGAGCGCTGCAGGCGTCGCTCCAGGACACCTGCGATAAGATAAGCCATGCTTCCATCGTCTCCGTGGAGAAGTTCTCTCTTTGCCCGTCCCAGAGTGGCGTCCTGGGCAACGCCAGGGAGCAAATTAGTTTCCTGCTCAAGGatgctaaatataaatataaaccagCAACCCTTTTGATTTGTACAAGAACCTGCCAAAATTTCTGGCCAAGATATACAAGGCGTGCAGCATCTAAATAAAGTCTTGTCGATGCGATTTGGAGTCGTGTTGGAGCCGAGCACGTCTTCAAGTCACTGCGTACtacaatccctgcatacctgaataaacacctccacagccacaacactagagggagctcaaacaacaacctgattaccccctcctacaggaccaacatgggtaaatcatctttttacaatactgccccctaagggtggaactgtttgactcctgccctaaaacatgcacctctttggcctccttcaaaacggccctaaaaatacaccttttagggggacagaaacggagatagtcatcacgactctctccggatcaaccccccccccccccccccccctttgttgttcacctacgttgtacatattatgtgtctttttaatttattgttattttgcatcgattgagtaatttaatattagttttatttgtattgttaaatgttgatgatttatgtacgaatgactttcaacggaaacaagaccgcaagggcttgactgtacttgtactgtaatacatgctactgtgtgactgtacttgtactgtaatacatgatactgtgtgactgtacttgtactgtaatacatgctactgtgactgtacttgtactgtaatacatgctactgtttgactgtacttgtgctgtaatacatgctactgtgtgactgtacttgtactgtaatacatgatactgtgtgactgtacttgtactgtaatacatgctactgtgactgtacttgtactgtaatacatgctactgtgtgactgtacttgtactgtaatacatgatactgtgtgactgtacttgtactgtaatacatgctactgtgtgactgtacttgtactgtaatacatgctactgtgtgactgtacttgtactgaaatacatgctactgtgtgactgtacttgtactgtaatacatgctactgtgtgactgtacttgtactgtaatatatgctactgtgtgactgtacttgtactgtaatacatgctactgtggctgtacttgtactctatctcataaatatatttctattcAGGGAGAAACTGCccatgctacgttagctcctgctagctACACTACCCTCGTCCCCGTGAGGCTGCGTGTTACGTGGTTAAATAAAGGTGGAATAGAAAGGGTGGGTTCCCGTTCAGGCGCTGGGCGGGCACCTAACCCGCTCGGCTTGTGACGTTTCggacctcctcctccgacaCACAGCAGCAGTAATGGCGGACTACGACGGCCACGACGAACGGGACCGGAGTTACAGTAGCTTCGGTAGTAGCAAAGGGTGAGTGTCCGCTCCGTGTCCTGCTTTAGAAGCGGACGCGGCCGCCGCTGCCCGCACCCCCCCACGGTGCGTGGCGGTCGGGCCCGTTAGCTCGACCCGCCCGGAATGGCAGAGAGGGAAGCGCCGTGGTCCCGGAGCGAGCGAGCGGGCTAGCTGAGCGGGCTAGCTGAGCGGGCTAGCTGAGCGGGCTAGCTGAGCGGGCTAGCTGAGCGGGACGCTAGCGCAACAAACGCACTCATGCGCTAAAGAGCGTCGGGCGGCGCTAACGCGGAGCCCCGCTCCGGTGCTGCCGGTGTCCCTGGAACAGTCGGCGGGTCGGGGGCGGGCAGGAGGCCGCAGGTGGCTGCAGCCTGCCCGCATGGCTGCATCGTGTCCGCGGCACGGATCCATCCACGTAGCCTCGGAGAACACGGCTGCGGTGTTTGTTGTGCTGGATCGGGCTGTCCCGGTGGAACTATTAAACGTCTCGTCTCCCTCGCTGCTTCTATTTCGGAGGCGGTGATTCAGTGGAAACGTCAGATCACTGTCATCGGGAGCGAGTCCGCGTATCGATCCGTTACCGTCATCGGGAGTGAGTCCGCGTATCGATCC from Brachionichthys hirsutus isolate HB-005 chromosome 11, CSIRO-AGI_Bhir_v1, whole genome shotgun sequence harbors:
- the ano7 gene encoding anoctamin-7; amino-acid sequence: MRRRVEPREDVTKLFAIGTKPETSYGSICTNQPVEPQDANVFSDGSTRVDFVLVWEEPLTSPTGQRENVNPNHKKWREKFLRKLQYFGLLLEQKVVIQQKSRICFVLLSAPWRVLCYYGEEISLRVPLQVGSTSIINWSEQVLSQLSLPNLLSQDVPNLPPDLYTCQFRTNKLPRFLGHENKETFFKTTQRHQVVYEILARTPYGVVKRGEVGIDRLLSEGVFSAAYPLHEGDFELPTTPVPPRSLSLRQILYGYWASWSSWRRYQPLDHIREYFGEKIALYFAWIGFYTGWLLPASVFGIVIFIVGIWLMVTDVPAKELCDSGGQLVMCPLCNICSYWNYSSICVSYKIGILFDNGGTVFFSVFMSLWAVTFLEYWKRTCSALSHRWDCSEFQDTEERPRPEFATMAPMTTRNPVTGVEEPYFPEGQRCSRSLTGCLIIVVMVVVVLMFLIAIIVYRTILKIIIYKSENSFVSFSAGRIASLSGSVLNLLVILMLSRVYTSLAETLTRWEMHRTQSKYEDMFILKVFIFQFINFYSSPIYIAFFKGRFIGFPGNYNTLFGVQKEDCGGGGCLVELAQELLVIMVGKQLINNVQEFIVPKLKAWWKKRKTKEARIGMDGEEKDEDVEEVSPWEADYQLLVCEGLLNEYLEMVIQFGFITIFVAAFPLAPFFALVNNWVEIRLDSQKFVMEYRRPVVERAQDIGIWFPIMQFISHIAVLSNAFIIAFTSSFLPRLYYRYTRDDTLSGYINFTLSVSPRSFNQESVCRYRALRNEVGDYLPDFYHLLAVRLTFVIVFEHVVFFISRFIDLLVPDIPEEVAMKMKREHYMAKKALAENQVCVCVVFMGSS